One Campylobacter concisus DNA segment encodes these proteins:
- the hisG gene encoding ATP phosphoribosyltransferase has product MITVALPKGRIAEDTLEIFRKIFGSSFMFEDRKLILEEGNFRFLMVRNQDIPTYVTEGAADIGVVGLDVLEEHKPNVVRLLDLQIGKCKVCIGIKNEEELDFSRSELKIATKMPNITRNYFAKLAVGVKIIKLYGSIELAPLVGLSDAIVDVVETGSTMKQNGLKVAGDIMQSSAYLIANKNSFIIKKDEILELYQKIKDEISK; this is encoded by the coding sequence ATGATAACAGTAGCCTTGCCAAAGGGCAGGATCGCAGAAGATACACTTGAAATTTTTAGAAAAATTTTTGGTTCTAGCTTTATGTTTGAGGATAGAAAGCTTATCCTTGAAGAGGGAAATTTTAGATTTTTAATGGTTCGCAACCAAGATATACCAACATACGTCACCGAAGGCGCTGCAGATATCGGCGTGGTCGGCCTTGACGTGCTTGAAGAGCATAAGCCAAATGTAGTAAGGCTGCTTGATCTACAAATAGGCAAGTGCAAGGTCTGTATCGGCATAAAAAACGAAGAGGAGCTTGATTTTTCAAGGTCTGAGCTAAAGATCGCTACTAAGATGCCAAATATCACTAGAAACTACTTTGCCAAGCTTGCCGTTGGCGTGAAGATCATCAAGCTTTATGGCTCGATCGAGCTAGCGCCACTTGTTGGGCTAAGCGATGCGATCGTCGATGTGGTCGAAACTGGCTCAACTATGAAGCAAAATGGGCTAAAAGTGGCTGGCGATATCATGCAAAGCTCAGCCTATCTGATCGCAAATAAAAATAGCTTTATCATCAAAAAAGATGAAATTTTGGAGCTTTATCAAAAGATAAAAGATGAAATTTCAAAGTAA